The region GCGGCAGACCCATTAAATCCAACACCGTAGGGGCCAAATCGGCCAACCGCCCATCGCGCAGAGCTGCCCCTTCGGGCGCGCCCACCGCCACCACCGGCACAGGGTTAAGCGTATGCGCCGTATGCGCGCCACCGGTCTCAGGGTCGATCATCATCTCGCAATTGCCGTGATCCGCCGTGACGATCATCGCGCCGCGGGCCTTCTCCAACGCTGACAGCACGCGCCCCAGCCCTGCATCCACTGCCTCACATGCCGCGATGGCCGCCGCCAGATCGCCGGTGTGGCCGACCATGTCAGGGTTGGCGTAGTTTACCACGATGAGGTCATATCCTGCTTCAATCGCCTGCACGAATTGATCCGTCACCTCGCCGCAGGACATCTCAGGCTGCATGTCATAGGTCGCCACATTGGGCGATTTGGGCATGTTGCGGTCCTCCCCCGTGGCCGGAGTTTCGACGCCACCATTGAGGAAAAAGGTCACATGCGGATATTTCTCGGTCTCGGCCAGTCGGAACTGCTGCAGCCCGTGCTGCGCCACCCAGTCGCCCAGCGTGTTCTTGATGTCCGGCTTGGGATACATCGTGGTCATATAGGCGGCGTGGTCTTTGGAATATTCCGCCATGCCCATCAGCGCCGCCCATTCAGGGCGCGGGCCGGTGTCATAGGCGTCAAAGCCCGGATCGCCCAAGGCCGCCATGATCTCACGCGCGCGGTCGGCGCGAAAGTTGAGACAGAAAAGACCGTCGCCAGAGACCGCGCCGCTGTATCCATCCATTACAATGGCGCTGATGAATTCATCCGTCTCACCCCGGTCGTAGGCGGCTTTGACCGCCGCGCGGGCGTCGGGAAAGACCGCGCCCTCGCCCCGCAAGATCGCAGCAGAGGCTTGCGCCACACGATCCCAACGGTTGTCGCGGTCCAGCGCGAAATAGCGCCCCGTCACGGTAACGATCCTCACCCCCTCAGGCAGCGCCGCCTCCAACGTCTCGAAATAGCCAAGCGCCGAGGAGGGTGCCACGTCGCGCCCATCGGTCACCGCATGGATCACCACCGGCACCTCCGCCGCATCCAAAGCGCGGACAGCGGCGATCATGTGGTTGAGATGCCCGTGCACCCCACCGTCTGAGACGACGCCCATCAGATGCGCGGTGCCACCCGTCTCCTGCAGCTTAGCGATAAACGCGCGCAGCCGTGCATTCTCAGCAAAGCTGCCTTCCTCGATGGCCAGATCGATCTGGCCCAAATCCATCGCCACCACGCGGCCCGCGCCGATATTGGTATGACCAACCTCAGAATTGCCCATTTGCCCGCGCGGCAGACCTACATCGGGGCCGTGCGTGATCAACTGCGCCTTCGGCCCCGTCTGCATGATCCGGTCGAAATTCGGCGTCTTGGCCAGCAGGGGGGCGTTGCCCTCCGGCACCTCGCTGAGGCCCCAACCGTCAAGGATGCACAATACGACAGGTTTGGGGGCGCTCATCAGACTGTTGCTCCGGCTTGGTGGCTGTTCAGCGCCTTTTACCCCTTGTGGGCTGGCACTTGAACCACTTTGTGCACAAGCCCCCCATTCCCGAGCAGAGCCCTTGCCCCGCGCGCCTGCATTGGTCATAACGAGGGGCAACTTTCGCCTGAGCCGAGGACCAACTCCATGACCCTGCAAGCGCCCGAAACCCGCATCGTGAACACTTGGCGCGTGGCCTGCGACGGCAGCGAAGGCGCGCTTGGTCATCCGCGCGTCTGGCTGCAAATCCCCCAGGATCGCGGCTGGGTCGAATGCGGCTACTGCGATTGCAAATTCGTCCATACGGATTTCGAAGGCAAAGTCTGAGCCTTCCCGACCACCCCCTGAACACCTGAACCGACGGCACGAACCTGCCCGCGCGGCGCATTGGCGTCTGGCCGTGGGCCATGCTTCGTGGCAAAAGGGTCGCCAACCCAGCGGAGCATTCCTATGACATTCGGCAAAGGCCACCACCTGCATCTGATCGACGGCTCGGCCTTCATCTTTCGCGCTTATCACGCCCTGCCGCCGCTGACGCGCAAATCCGACGGCCTGCCGATCGGCGCGGTCGCCGGGTTCTGCAACATGCTGCACCGCTATGTCGAAGGCAACACCGGCCCCAACGCGCCTACGCATGTAGCTGTGATCTTCGACAAGGGCAGCCATACCTTCCGCAACGACATGTACGACCAGTACAAGGCCAACCGCGATGCCATGCCCGAAGATTTGCGCCCGCAGATCCCGCTGACCCGCACCGCGACCGAGGCGTTCAACATCGCCTGCAAAGAGCTTGAGGGCTATGAGGCCGATGACATCATCGCCACGCTGGCTGTGCAGGCCCGTGCCGCCGGGGGGCGCTGCACGATCATTAGCTCCGACAAGGATCTGATGCAGCTCGTCGGCGACGGCGTGGAAATGCTGGATGCGATGAAGAACAAGACCATCGACCGCGATGGGGTGTTCGAGAAGTTCGGTGTCTACCCCGACCGCGTCGTGGACGTACAGGCGCTGGCGGGCGATTCGGTTGACAACGTGCCCGGCGCGCCCGGCATCGGGATCAAGACGGCGGCGCTGCTGATCAATGAATTTGGCGATCTGGACGCGCTCTTGGAACGTGCCGAAGAGATCAAGCAGCCCAAACGCCGCCAGACCCTGATCGACCATGCCGAGCAAATTCGCCTGAGCCGCAGCCTTGTCCTGCTCGACGAAAATACGCCGATCGACTTCACCATCGACGATCTCGAAGTGCGCGACCCCGATGCGGACCGCCTGCTCGGCTTCCTGTCCGAAATGGAATTCCGCACCCTGTCGAAACGCGTAGCCGAGGTGCTGGGCCGTGAAGCCCCTGCCATTCCTGAAGCCCCCACCCCCGCCGTGGCCGATGCGCCGCAAATGGCTGATGTGCCTTTTGACGCCACCAAATACGAGCAGGTCAGCGACGCCGAAGCGCTGCGCGTCTGGCTCGACCGGATTTACGAGGTCGGCTATGTCGCGGTCGATACTGAAACGACGGGTCTCAATGAAATGACGGCAGAGTTGGTAGGCGTCTCGCTCTCCGTCGAGCCGGGGCAGGCTTGCTACATTCCGCTGATCCACAAAGCCAGCCGCAGCGATGATCTTTTCGGCTCCGATGACCTCGCCCCCGGCCAGATGCCGATCGAGGAAGCGCTGCAACTGCTGACCCCGATGCTGGAGGATCCCGCGATCCTCAAGATCGGACAGAATATGAAATACGACGGCAAGATTTTCGCCCAGTTGGGCATCACTGTCGCCCCGATCGACGATACGATGCTGATGTCTTACGCGATGCACGCAGGGTTGCACGGGCATGGTATGGATACGCTGTCTGAGCGCTATCTCGGTCATACGCCGATCCCGATCAAACCACTTCTGGGCAGTGGCAAATCCGCCGTGACCTTCGACAAGGTACCGCTGGAAGAGGCCGTGGCCTATGCCGCCGAAGATGCGGATATCACTTTGCGCCTGTGGCAACTCTTCAAGCCCCAACTCCACCGCGCCGAGGTCACTAAGGTCTACGAAA is a window of Sulfitobacter sp. W027 DNA encoding:
- the gpmI gene encoding 2,3-bisphosphoglycerate-independent phosphoglycerate mutase; protein product: MSAPKPVVLCILDGWGLSEVPEGNAPLLAKTPNFDRIMQTGPKAQLITHGPDVGLPRGQMGNSEVGHTNIGAGRVVAMDLGQIDLAIEEGSFAENARLRAFIAKLQETGGTAHLMGVVSDGGVHGHLNHMIAAVRALDAAEVPVVIHAVTDGRDVAPSSALGYFETLEAALPEGVRIVTVTGRYFALDRDNRWDRVAQASAAILRGEGAVFPDARAAVKAAYDRGETDEFISAIVMDGYSGAVSGDGLFCLNFRADRAREIMAALGDPGFDAYDTGPRPEWAALMGMAEYSKDHAAYMTTMYPKPDIKNTLGDWVAQHGLQQFRLAETEKYPHVTFFLNGGVETPATGEDRNMPKSPNVATYDMQPEMSCGEVTDQFVQAIEAGYDLIVVNYANPDMVGHTGDLAAAIAACEAVDAGLGRVLSALEKARGAMIVTADHGNCEMMIDPETGGAHTAHTLNPVPVVAVGAPEGAALRDGRLADLAPTVLDLMGLPQPEEMTGKSLLS
- a CDS encoding zinc-finger domain-containing protein, encoding MTLQAPETRIVNTWRVACDGSEGALGHPRVWLQIPQDRGWVECGYCDCKFVHTDFEGKV
- the polA gene encoding DNA polymerase I; translation: MTFGKGHHLHLIDGSAFIFRAYHALPPLTRKSDGLPIGAVAGFCNMLHRYVEGNTGPNAPTHVAVIFDKGSHTFRNDMYDQYKANRDAMPEDLRPQIPLTRTATEAFNIACKELEGYEADDIIATLAVQARAAGGRCTIISSDKDLMQLVGDGVEMLDAMKNKTIDRDGVFEKFGVYPDRVVDVQALAGDSVDNVPGAPGIGIKTAALLINEFGDLDALLERAEEIKQPKRRQTLIDHAEQIRLSRSLVLLDENTPIDFTIDDLEVRDPDADRLLGFLSEMEFRTLSKRVAEVLGREAPAIPEAPTPAVADAPQMADVPFDATKYEQVSDAEALRVWLDRIYEVGYVAVDTETTGLNEMTAELVGVSLSVEPGQACYIPLIHKASRSDDLFGSDDLAPGQMPIEEALQLLTPMLEDPAILKIGQNMKYDGKIFAQLGITVAPIDDTMLMSYAMHAGLHGHGMDTLSERYLGHTPIPIKPLLGSGKSAVTFDKVPLEEAVAYAAEDADITLRLWQLFKPQLHRAEVTKVYETLERPLVPVLAQMERAGIQVDRDTLSRMSNAFAQKMAGLEAEIHELAGETFNVGSPAQLGEILFDKMGLQGGKKGKTGKYSTGADVLEDLATEHDLARRVLDWRQLSKLKSTYTDALQDHVNADTGRVHTCYSIAGAATGRLASTDPNLQNIPIRSEEGRRIREAFVAPEGKVLVALDYSQIELRILAHIAQIDALKEAFQRGDDIHAMTASEMFDVPMDQMTPDIRRNAKAINFGVIYGISGFGLARNLRIPRAEAQGFIDRYFERFPGIRTYMDDTKAFAKEHGYVQTLFGRKINTPNIGAKGPQAGFAARAAINAPIQGTAADVIRRAMIRMPEAIADLPATMLLQVHDELLFEVEKGAEDALIAAAREVMENANYPVVKLDVELTVDAGVGANWAEAH